AACAAAAGTCATAAGCAACTTAACCAATAGAGCTGTTGTTGTATTACTCATTTTTTTCAATTTCTTTATATGGCTCTCCTACTATCCGCGATTCCTTGGGTTGTGTAATGGTGGAGGAATTAACCATCCTTTTTCCTTTAATAGCTTTAGAAGCATACCTCCATATTGAGCTTTTTGGGCATGGAATTGAGCAAACATCATCCCAATATCTTCCCTAGTAATAGATCCCATCATTGTACTACAGGATATTAGACCAGCTGAAATAAGCTGAGCGGTAGCATTGGCAATTTCAGGATCCATCATTCTAGCTCCTGGAGGAATATCTTCAATATTTGCCACAGGACGTTCTGGAGGTGCTGGTGGTAATCCAACACCATTAGCCTTTAATAATTCTTCTAACTGTTGAATCTCTTGCTTCTTTACATTATTGATGTAATCTTGTAAAAATTTCTTTAAATCTTCATCACCTGCATGATTAGCCGCTACCTGACTTGCTGCCAGACCTGATTGTGCAGCCATTAAGTAGCTCCAAGCGCCAAATACTTCACCATAATGCATGGGCTCATGCTTTTGATTGCCATCTAAAATACCCATATTGCTTCCTCCCTTTGCTTTTATTTTACAAAGCTGTATTTTAATTATTTTCTCTCCTAGATAGTATTACTCTAACAATTATCTATTATGTAATAGACTGTTGACAAATAATTAGCTTAACTGTTGATTTATTTAGACCTTTTATCCTTTATTTCACCATTTATTGTTTATCAATGAAGCGTCCTTCCTCTGGCTTAGCAATTTCATTAAAGTGGTTAACCAGCATTTCTAAGTGTCGCGTTAATTCTTCACCCTTCAAATAGGAACCATAGGGACGTTTTGTTTAGGAACCATAGGGACGTTTTGTTTGCCACTAGTATTACTTAATTTTATCTAGTATACCTCTTCCTATTTTTAGTACCCTTGATAATTGTCTATTGCTTGCACCGGCTGACTCTTTTATGCTTTTAAGCATGTTACCTCTAACCTCTATATCTAAAGTATACAGTATGGATATATCTACTCATAAAGATATTGTTTTTTCTAATTCTTCATCAGTATATCTCTTTCTAGGATTGTGCTCTAGTCACTTATCCTCACTCTCTTCTGTCATATACTCTATAAAACCTTGTATATCCTTGAAATCTCTAATGTAATTGTAGAGTTAATCAATGCGTCTTTGAAAACTCTATTCTGATTCACTTTTTTGGATTCGTGTATAACAAACTCTGATTGTCCATATATCTCTTAAACTACCTAGACAAATTTGCTAAATCTAACAAGGATAATTTACTAATAATTTCATAACCGTTTCCCTGCCCTCTCGGTTTAACAATTACTGTTCCCATGTTTGGTATTGGACCCAAGCCAATCCCTTCTGGAAAACTGTGGGCAATAATAACCTTACTGCTTCCCTGTGGCGGTTTGATTTCTAACTTTGCCTTAAGGGTATCTAATATCCTTTTTTGTTCAGCATTAGATAAATTTCCACTCA
The sequence above is drawn from the Clostridium formicaceticum genome and encodes:
- a CDS encoding DUF3231 family protein, with translation MGILDGNQKHEPMHYGEVFGAWSYLMAAQSGLAASQVAANHAGDEDLKKFLQDYINNVKKQEIQQLEELLKANGVGLPPAPPERPVANIEDIPPGARMMDPEIANATAQLISAGLISCSTMMGSITREDIGMMFAQFHAQKAQYGGMLLKLLKEKGWLIPPPLHNPRNRG